AATTGAACAAGTGAAAAACGCCCTTTCTCTGTTAATATTTGTTCCAGCAACACGCCTAACAGCCATTCTACCACAACCACAAAAAAGAACAACTTGTGATGAAACTCTTGTTCGAGATGATGATGCATTGCTCCTCTACGACATTGTTGATAGTAAGAGAGAACGAAATGGTGCGATTTTTGAGGTCTATTGAGATGATTAGAAGTGCAAatatggaggaggaggagaagagggCATAAGTTCTATTTAAGGGTTATgttaaggaagaagaagaagaggaggaggatatATGAGGGTTTTTTACTTTCGTTTTGATCCctcatttcattaaaataaacgaaattagaaattaaaaatccaTATAATCATGTCTGTGTGGCACTTAACGAGCCACATCAGCGATAACTGACGGCGTTAACTACTCCATTCACGGCAGGGACTAACGTGACTAATAGATTACACTttcaaggactattttgcaatttATCTCGATTCAGGGACCAAATTGACAGCGAGTTATACTTTCAGGGACCAAAACGACTATTTAccctatatttttttcttctattttgaaagatgagttaaaataattttaaagttgaTTTAAGAATCATTTTAACCCTTTGTATCAAAATAGATTTTGTattcaaatttaagtttgaaaattttaagaaatattgttagaataattttaaaataataataataataataataataataataatagcttAATGTtcagtataatttttaagatatttaatttaaaaaaacaataaagtttTCCAtatattttctcaaataaatataGAATTTGGGCTATGTCTGATGGTGAAAAGCAAAGCAAAAATGTGGTGTCTCAGGAAAGTAGGAACTCGCAGCCACTTCTCCCTTTCTTCTGCGCTCCATCAGTCTCAGCCACGCTCCTTCTCTTGTATATTCAAATATCTCGCTACTTGTATCAAATGCTAAAAATctctctcttaatcttttatttgtttatatatttttgggtTTATGCTTTGACTGTGATGGCAGATGTTGCAGACGGGGAGAGGTTTGACAGTTGCATCCACCCCACTGCCGTTGTTCATCCCAATGCCGTCATTGGCCAGGTAAGGTTTACTCTTTCTCTTGCTTGAACCAAAGTTTGATCCTTTTGCTCTTAATTGTTATTCCTTTCGAATTGGGTATCTCGGTTAGTTTTTATGTGAGAAAGTGAAAACATAGGTATCCATGTTGTGCCCTATTATTTGTTAGCCCCCGACTTTGTCCCTCGTTGTGGTAATGGTCCTATGCCTAAGTTTAGAGGTTCATTGACCAGTAATATTTGCGTTGACCAATGGTCTGCATATATATTTGTCAATTTCTTGCAATTTCAAGGATTGCAACAATCATGGGCACAATTTAAAACTTTGGTGTTGACCAAAAGAAAGTAAAGTAGCTTCTGTTTTGAAGCATGTAGAGCTTGGTGTCTGTTCTCTACACTTAATGTGTATTTCTAGTATGTATTACTCTAAGATGCAGTCTTCAGCTAAATATCAATTCAAATTGTCAAGTGGAGCTAATAATGTTCTACATTCATCAACCATATTTTCACTACTTAATGTCTCCTGCTTTTATGATTAGGGTGTTTCGATTGGTCCTTTTTGTTCTGTTAGCTCCTCTGCAAAGCTGGGGAATGGTTGTCAACTACATCCTGGAAGCCATGTTTTTGGAAGTACAGAGTTAGGGGACAATTGCATGTTGATGACGTGAGTTCTGAGTTCAGACTTAAGATCACTGTTTTCTCATAAGGTTCTGCTCTGCTGAATTGTATTTGTTTTGAAAAGTGGTGCTGTTGTTGGTGATGATTATCCTGGATGTACTGTCATTGGAAGCAATAACACGATAGGATATCATGCTGTGATTGGTGTCAAATGTCAAGACATGAAATACAAGGTATGCTTCACATTAACTGGTTgaggtttttaatatttttaatatcatggtttttgcaTTGGCATTGCTAACTCTGTTGTCAACGTCAGTGTCATTAAATGGCAGCGTTATGGCCGCCATGGCGGAATGATGTGGCGGTTTTTTTGCTAGTTGCcgtaggcaatttgtgaagggaggCTCGCTATGGTCCACGTACACAGTTGTTCCATAGACTGATTAATGAATTAGGAATCATGCTGTCATTGTTTATTGTATTATAGGTATAAGTATTAACATTTCCTTTAGTcaggaagaaaaaatattggGGCAAAgagagggtgtgtgtgtgtgttaaagTTAATTGATCAATCAACTTgactatattttaaatatgtattgCAGAAATATTGACAGTTAAGTAGGTTCTTTTCTTCCCTTAATTGACAGAGTGCATGTTAAGGAACTAATCATAGTAAAAgcttaatgttaaaaaaatataatcttttaattgtgctaatCATGTAGCCAGAGGATGAATGTTACCTGGAAGTTGGACACAATAATGATATTAGGGAACATACTTCAATCCACCGATCTTCAAAATCAACCGATAGGACGGTAAGAAGTTGGCTTCAGTAacttttttacagaaaaaaaaacctcAGAATTTTTAGACTCAAAAACATATATACCTTTTCATATTCTCACCATGATCATATGATCAGGTTATTGGTAATGCCAATTTTATAATGGGATCTTGTCATATTGCCCATGATTGCAAGATTGGTAACAACAATATTTTTGCGAACAATACTCTCCTAGCTGGGCATGTCGAAGTGGAAGTaagttctaaaaaattaaagtcacttttcttttatgataaattcggttttattaatttcttatgttttaagcatagaattagaaaattaattaaaactctTCATATGTAGGACTACGTTCACACTGCAGGTGCGACTGTTGTTCATCAATTCTGTCATCTTggctctttctcttttcttggtGGTGGTTCTGTGGTAGGTTTATCTTTTTATCTTCATGGTCTTGAATCAATCTGTTTGATAACAAGGGAAATGATTGTTATGCAATTGTGGAAACATGCAACTGTCAAAATCATAGGCAGTCAGCACTCAGCAGAAGTTTTCTAGTAGGTCGTACTAAACTTATAATGGATGTGAATGGTGAGGAGTATGTGAAGAATATGCAACCTAAAAATCTGTCCAACACAATTAAGATCACTTCATATCCTTTAGATTTGGGCAAATTTGATAGGGACTTAAATTTCTGAGCGGGACCAACAGTATCAATTACTGTAAATAACAGTACTTATGTAATAGTGGATCTGTTCTCAACTTTGGCATCAGtaatcaatgtaaatttatttttcatgagaTGATTTCaacaaaaagtttatttaaaaatggatTCTAGCACATAAGGGCTGCTATCTTTGGAATGTATTACATCAAATTGCCCTTATTGAAGAACTTGTTAAAACAAATACTTTTACAATGCCAAATTGATTTACATCTACTCAGGTGCGCAACTACATTGTCATGTTCTTACATAAATGAAGGTTTCACAAGATGTCCCAAAGTACATGATGGTAGCCGGAGAAAGAGCTGAGCTTCGTGGTCTAAATGTAGTGGGCCTTACTCGATGTGGATTCAGCATTGCAGAGGTTTATGCtcacaattttcaaatttagttGTCCTCAATTATATTTCATCACAACTAAACAATTTGCTCGGGTAATGTTTCAGATCAAGAGCATGAGAACTGCTTATCGAAAGATATTCATGTGTGTTGATGCAAATGCTGGGTCTTTAGAAGAAAGGCTTGCAGAAGTGGTATTGTTTGTGTTCGTCTATTTCTTTGAGGTAGTTGGTGATTTATCTAGTGTCTTCCTTGGGGTGGATCTAATCTTATGGGAAACTTATTCTGCAGGAGCAGCATGAGGAATTGGTTCATGTTCCTGCTGTGCGTGCTATGTTGCAGTCTATTCGCAACTCATTTGCTGAAAATCGTCGTGGAATATGCAGGTTTAGACAATGGAATGCCTCTTGAAGCATGCTGAGGTTATGAGGtcagttaatatatattttctgtgCTTGCCATGCTTACTAGATGCTAAAAGATGTATgtttttaacatcaatttacA
This region of Glycine max cultivar Williams 82 chromosome 7, Glycine_max_v4.0, whole genome shotgun sequence genomic DNA includes:
- the LOC100798746 gene encoding probable acyl-[acyl-carrier-protein]--UDP-N-acetylglucosamine O-acyltransferase, mitochondrial isoform X4, with the translated sequence MVKSKAKMWCLRKVGTRSHFSLSSALHQSQPRSFSYVADGERFDSCIHPTAVVHPNAVIGQGVSIGPFCSVSSSAKLGNGCQLHPGSHVFGSTELGDNCMLMTGAVVGDDYPGCTVIGSNNTIGYHAVIGVKCQDMKYKPEDECYLEVGHNNDIREHTSIHRSSKSTDRTVIGNANFIMGSCHIAHDCKIGNNNIFANNTLLAGHVEVEDYVHTAGATVVHQFCHLGSFSFLGGGSVVSQDVPKYMMVAGERAELRGLNVVGLTRCGFSIAEIKSMRTAYRKIFMCVDANAGSLEERLAEVEQHEELVHVPAVRAMLQSIRNSFAENRRGICRFRQWNAS
- the LOC100798746 gene encoding probable acyl-[acyl-carrier-protein]--UDP-N-acetylglucosamine O-acyltransferase, mitochondrial isoform X2, with the protein product MVKSKAKMWCLRKVGTRSHFSLSSALHQSQPRSFSYVADGERFDSCIHPTAVVHPNAVIGQGVSIGPFCSVSSSAKLGNGCQLHPGSHVFGSTELGDNCMLMTGAVVGDDYPGCTVIGSNNTIGYHAVIGVKCQDMKYKPEDECYLEVGHNNDIREHTSIHRSSKSTDRTVIGNANFIMGSCHIAHDCKIGNNNIFANNTLLAGHVEVEDYVHTAGATVVHQFCHLGSFSFLGGGSVVSQDVPKYMMVAGERAELRGLNVVGLTRCGFSIAEIKSMRTAYRKIFMCVDANAGSLEERLAEVVLFVFVYFFEEQHEELVHVPAVRAMLQSIRNSFAENRRGICRFRQWNAS
- the LOC100798746 gene encoding probable acyl-[acyl-carrier-protein]--UDP-N-acetylglucosamine O-acyltransferase, mitochondrial isoform X1, with protein sequence MWCLRKVGTRSHFSLSSALHQSQPRSFSCIFKYLATYVADGERFDSCIHPTAVVHPNAVIGQGVSIGPFCSVSSSAKLGNGCQLHPGSHVFGSTELGDNCMLMTGAVVGDDYPGCTVIGSNNTIGYHAVIGVKCQDMKYKPEDECYLEVGHNNDIREHTSIHRSSKSTDRTVIGNANFIMGSCHIAHDCKIGNNNIFANNTLLAGHVEVEDYVHTAGATVVHQFCHLGSFSFLGGGSVVSQDVPKYMMVAGERAELRGLNVVGLTRCGFSIAEIKSMRTAYRKIFMCVDANAGSLEERLAEVVLFVFVYFFEEQHEELVHVPAVRAMLQSIRNSFAENRRGICRFRQWNAS
- the LOC100798746 gene encoding probable acyl-[acyl-carrier-protein]--UDP-N-acetylglucosamine O-acyltransferase, mitochondrial isoform X3 — its product is MWCLRKVGTRSHFSLSSALHQSQPRSFSCIFKYLATYVADGERFDSCIHPTAVVHPNAVIGQGVSIGPFCSVSSSAKLGNGCQLHPGSHVFGSTELGDNCMLMTGAVVGDDYPGCTVIGSNNTIGYHAVIGVKCQDMKYKPEDECYLEVGHNNDIREHTSIHRSSKSTDRTVIGNANFIMGSCHIAHDCKIGNNNIFANNTLLAGHVEVEDYVHTAGATVVHQFCHLGSFSFLGGGSVVSQDVPKYMMVAGERAELRGLNVVGLTRCGFSIAEIKSMRTAYRKIFMCVDANAGSLEERLAEVEQHEELVHVPAVRAMLQSIRNSFAENRRGICRFRQWNAS